One window of Luteolibacter sp. Y139 genomic DNA carries:
- a CDS encoding SGNH/GDSL hydrolase family protein — translation MPEFTNQEILAELEATNGEALFEYFDIDQTNPYSPKFTPKPGVIIKPDPGQPVQLGLGLDIANFFTHSNRQRAYRRKIKNNPALKPIVSAGDSWFSHPLLRDVINHLGDNHGYAILSLDAAGAELSEVVQSGKWATALRAENSRTLLVSGGGNDLMGDHFGDYLNTGLPAGTPPGDYLNSAFDDALNRVLKHYNTIILQVENDFPGVKVFVHSYDFAIPRPKGPWLGVAMIKAGITEKSDQRAIIKEVVTRFTKRLEQLAAANAGRVFYIGRKTNVPDGSWDDEIHPTSEGFAIVAANFAVELHVEGVTP, via the coding sequence ATGCCCGAATTCACCAACCAGGAAATCCTCGCCGAACTCGAAGCCACCAATGGCGAAGCACTCTTCGAATACTTCGATATCGACCAGACCAATCCCTACTCCCCCAAGTTCACGCCCAAGCCCGGCGTCATCATCAAGCCCGACCCCGGACAACCCGTCCAGCTCGGCCTCGGCCTCGATATCGCGAACTTCTTCACCCATAGCAATCGCCAGCGCGCCTACCGCCGCAAGATCAAGAACAACCCCGCCCTCAAGCCCATCGTCTCCGCCGGCGACTCATGGTTCAGCCATCCCCTCCTGCGCGATGTCATCAATCACCTCGGCGACAATCACGGTTACGCCATCCTCAGCCTCGATGCCGCCGGCGCCGAGCTCAGCGAAGTCGTCCAGTCCGGCAAATGGGCCACCGCCCTCAGGGCCGAAAACTCCCGCACCCTCCTCGTCAGCGGCGGCGGCAATGACCTCATGGGCGATCACTTCGGCGACTATCTCAATACCGGCCTCCCCGCCGGCACGCCTCCCGGCGACTACCTGAACTCCGCCTTCGATGACGCCCTCAATCGCGTCCTCAAGCACTACAATACCATCATCCTCCAGGTCGAAAACGACTTCCCCGGCGTCAAGGTCTTCGTCCACAGCTACGACTTCGCCATCCCCCGGCCAAAGGGCCCCTGGCTCGGCGTCGCCATGATCAAGGCAGGCATCACCGAAAAGAGCGACCAGCGCGCCATCATCAAGGAAGTCGTCACTCGCTTCACCAAGCGCCTCGAACAACTCGCCGCCGCCAATGCCGGCCGCGTCTTCTACATCGGCCGCAAGACCAATGTGCCCGATGGCTCCTGGGATGATGAGATCCACCCCACCAGTGAAGGCTTCGCCATCGTCGCCGCAAATTTCGCCGTCGAGCTCCACGTCGAGGGCGTCACTCCATGA
- a CDS encoding permease prefix domain 1-containing protein, giving the protein MFDLKSALKVWRRDLRAAGLKENALLGELECHLIDAMEELVAGGMTAEEAFLSASRSIGTVQVLGAEFGKIEWVHDERKRREAKICFLTLLALFTLGMSVAMLVAPEISDGQRASGMMAIMSLPGLVFAGRALFAAMPVRRFKTAILSGAGMLALAWSCHEAWLLRADEILFGESMAVLLWAVCPAWGLMAGVHWGIQAAVQKHAGNAANPVLH; this is encoded by the coding sequence ATGTTTGATCTGAAGTCAGCGCTGAAAGTCTGGCGACGCGATCTGCGCGCGGCAGGCCTCAAGGAAAACGCGTTGTTAGGCGAGCTGGAGTGCCATCTGATAGACGCGATGGAAGAGCTGGTCGCCGGGGGCATGACGGCAGAGGAAGCATTCCTTTCCGCCTCCCGGAGCATTGGCACAGTCCAAGTGTTAGGGGCCGAATTTGGAAAGATCGAGTGGGTCCATGATGAGCGGAAACGCCGCGAGGCGAAGATCTGTTTTCTGACGCTTCTGGCTTTATTCACGCTCGGGATGAGTGTGGCGATGCTGGTTGCTCCGGAGATTTCGGATGGCCAGCGGGCTTCCGGGATGATGGCCATCATGAGCCTGCCGGGTCTTGTTTTCGCGGGGCGGGCTTTGTTTGCGGCGATGCCTGTGCGCCGTTTCAAAACCGCGATCCTAAGCGGGGCCGGGATGCTGGCGCTCGCGTGGAGTTGTCACGAGGCATGGCTGCTGAGGGCGGACGAGATCTTGTTTGGAGAATCCATGGCAGTGCTGTTGTGGGCGGTCTGCCCGGCCTGGGGGTTGATGGCCGGTGTTCACTGGGGAATTCAAGCCGCCGTGCAGAAGCACGCGGGGAATGCGGCGAATCCCGTCCTTCACTGA
- a CDS encoding caspase family protein has product MPPFFQAAAPPAGGGTHVLLIGVNHYTELPAEDGTGGGGNGDRHAPGLKRLSTSVPSIERLANWFIDGASGNKGFSSARFPLASLDILLSPGQFTRSDGTTTAVPEATFRNIRTAAHEWRTRAHGHQENRAMLFFVGHGMEGTDHYLLPSDAFSDANAPGENLIKLNTLITRMGSCRAGIQMFFVDACRSHLGAQLQSQEEAGEDFCAPFLSPQPSLHPRHVPLYRAALAKGQPALGRTGMHTFFTEGLLDCFNHHGASDNGGAGAFQVTADSLRAALDERMKRMTAEKSLPLNCDCKDMSQTMPAIPLDLHEIPAADCRVLARVSTVPAEVFPTTFFSIAGNGITQAHPPTGGPPPPPTLTTWDTDLPPGEYDLSTFSNPGQLIATRRKEFRMPVDHCKLPVP; this is encoded by the coding sequence ATGCCACCCTTCTTCCAGGCAGCAGCACCTCCCGCCGGCGGCGGCACACACGTGCTCCTCATCGGCGTGAATCACTACACGGAACTCCCCGCCGAAGACGGCACCGGTGGTGGTGGAAATGGCGATAGACACGCCCCCGGCCTCAAGCGCCTCAGCACCTCCGTCCCCTCCATCGAGAGGCTCGCGAATTGGTTTATCGACGGCGCGAGCGGGAACAAGGGCTTCAGCTCGGCCCGCTTCCCGCTCGCGTCGCTCGATATCCTGCTCTCGCCCGGCCAGTTCACCCGCAGCGATGGCACCACCACCGCCGTCCCCGAGGCCACCTTCAGGAATATCCGCACCGCCGCCCACGAGTGGCGCACCCGCGCCCACGGCCATCAGGAAAATCGCGCCATGCTCTTCTTCGTCGGCCACGGCATGGAGGGCACCGATCACTACCTCCTCCCATCGGATGCCTTCAGCGATGCGAATGCCCCCGGCGAAAACCTCATCAAGCTGAATACCCTCATCACCCGCATGGGCTCCTGCCGCGCCGGCATCCAGATGTTCTTCGTCGATGCCTGCCGCTCCCACCTCGGCGCACAGCTCCAGTCACAGGAGGAGGCCGGCGAAGACTTCTGCGCCCCCTTCCTCAGCCCCCAGCCATCCCTCCATCCCCGCCACGTCCCGCTCTACCGCGCCGCCCTCGCAAAGGGCCAGCCCGCACTCGGACGCACCGGCATGCACACCTTCTTCACCGAGGGCCTGTTAGATTGCTTCAATCACCACGGCGCCAGCGACAATGGCGGCGCCGGCGCCTTCCAGGTCACCGCCGACTCCCTCCGCGCCGCCCTCGACGAACGCATGAAGCGCATGACCGCCGAGAAAAGCCTCCCGCTCAATTGCGACTGCAAGGACATGTCGCAGACCATGCCCGCCATCCCCCTCGATCTCCACGAGATCCCCGCTGCCGATTGCCGCGTCCTCGCCCGCGTCAGCACCGTCCCCGCGGAAGTCTTCCCCACCACCTTCTTCAGCATCGCCGGAAATGGCATCACCCAGGCCCATCCGCCCACCGGTGGCCCGCCACCACCCCCCACACTCACCACCTGGGACACCGACTTGCCACCCGGCGAATACGATCTCTCCACCTTCAGCAATCCCGGCCAGCTCATCGCCACCCGCAGGAAGGAATTCCGCATGCCCGTCGATCACTGCAAACTTCCCGTCCCATGA
- a CDS encoding ELWxxDGT repeat protein: MMRSRLPLSYLHRSALLTSALALAITATPDQARAQLQTARLIKDANTLSPNTAYNPNITWASATGSQRVVFPMQTFANGTELWVTDGKAKGTRLLKDLIPGPGSSSPQQPTSFGTGTTKKTALLVNRVSTGDQIWITDGTEAGTTRLLENSLPGYQSSTNLLVGTPAGFFFEEINSSRTDDSHELFFSDGTVAGTRSLNPLASDHHTPISDPSAYATATGDSWCYFVANDKEVWRSNGTVAGTTKITTFTTGTPISITVAADRLFITSQLSAGGLQLFVCPIAGGDPVKVGPPDATTWNQMLVIALHDDAFFIAVDGSSNRTLWTSDGTAAGTRRITLMSPDQTTESKITLALNSWKDAIYFSTYHNDIGYELWRTDGTTAGTFPFRAFPPPDSLPVYTDMREFGDSLYFDLTDPYGFEHLWRTRGTSGSTQVVGKSPAFNNPYGLDPLLTNTDTAAFFITGQVQSAIALSMVRSNGGATQLTKSEKSNSSGVPLHPAEGAPFDMLNGLLLAFVKTGLTHELWQMNPDGSKSKAIWKVPTTQLGIQGSVSFRGHLGSSLLFTVDNPGAKHQVWITDGTKKGTLQLADTGSGYAADFVKAGSNYYFAVNYNDEAATTGLWKTNGTPAGTSKVASTDGTTPRPKPGELVALGDVAYALTGPTLWRSDGTAAGTVALKSDWYGQSTDAAAYLSVVAGKLHFTVKTGTLQYLWQSDGTAAGTVAVTPAVDFDAGSMGPAFDLGGAAIFQGDRIQPAPFLWRLDATGTAPVAPYVIGRRVNYWITYSDRQVVAGNQFFYCGIQDGDAELWATDGTANGTRLVKNIYPGTASTSAQSSNPAHLVAAGNLVYFTATDEEHGTELWRSDGTEAGTVLVSDIDPGPESSNPQALRVLGSKLYFTANRRTIGRELYSVDLP, encoded by the coding sequence ATGATGCGCTCACGACTTCCGCTTTCCTACCTCCATCGGTCCGCCCTGCTCACCTCCGCGCTCGCGCTCGCCATCACCGCCACACCCGATCAGGCCCGCGCGCAATTGCAGACCGCCCGCCTCATCAAGGACGCCAACACCCTCTCGCCGAATACCGCCTACAATCCCAACATCACCTGGGCCAGCGCCACCGGCAGCCAGCGCGTCGTCTTCCCCATGCAGACCTTCGCCAATGGCACCGAGCTCTGGGTCACCGATGGCAAGGCCAAGGGCACCCGCCTCCTCAAGGACCTCATCCCCGGCCCCGGCAGCTCCTCCCCGCAGCAGCCCACCTCCTTCGGCACCGGCACCACCAAGAAGACCGCCCTCCTCGTCAATCGCGTCTCCACCGGCGACCAGATCTGGATCACCGATGGCACCGAGGCCGGCACCACCCGCCTGTTGGAAAATTCCCTCCCCGGCTACCAGTCCTCCACCAATCTCCTCGTCGGCACCCCCGCCGGCTTCTTCTTCGAGGAAATCAACTCCTCCCGCACCGATGACTCCCACGAGCTCTTCTTCAGCGATGGCACCGTCGCCGGCACCCGCTCCCTGAATCCCCTCGCCAGCGATCACCACACCCCCATCTCCGATCCCTCCGCCTACGCCACCGCCACTGGCGACTCATGGTGCTACTTCGTCGCGAATGACAAGGAAGTCTGGCGCAGCAATGGCACCGTCGCCGGCACCACGAAGATCACCACCTTCACCACCGGCACCCCCATCTCCATCACCGTCGCCGCAGATCGCCTCTTCATCACCAGCCAGCTCTCCGCAGGCGGCCTCCAGCTCTTCGTCTGCCCCATCGCCGGTGGCGATCCCGTGAAGGTCGGACCACCCGACGCCACCACCTGGAATCAGATGCTCGTCATCGCACTGCATGATGACGCCTTCTTCATCGCCGTCGATGGCTCGTCAAATCGCACCCTCTGGACCAGCGATGGCACTGCCGCCGGCACCCGCCGCATCACCCTGATGTCGCCGGACCAGACCACCGAGTCCAAGATCACCCTCGCGCTGAATTCGTGGAAGGACGCCATCTACTTCTCCACCTATCACAATGACATCGGCTACGAGCTCTGGCGCACCGATGGCACCACCGCCGGCACCTTCCCCTTCCGCGCCTTCCCGCCGCCGGACAGCCTGCCCGTCTATACGGATATGCGGGAATTCGGCGATTCCCTCTACTTCGACCTCACCGACCCCTACGGCTTCGAGCACCTCTGGCGCACCCGCGGCACCAGCGGCTCCACCCAGGTCGTCGGCAAGTCCCCCGCCTTCAATAACCCCTACGGCCTCGATCCCCTCCTCACGAATACCGACACCGCGGCCTTCTTCATCACCGGCCAGGTCCAGTCCGCCATCGCCCTCTCCATGGTCCGCTCGAATGGCGGCGCCACCCAGCTCACCAAGTCCGAAAAGTCGAACTCCTCCGGCGTCCCCCTCCACCCGGCCGAAGGCGCACCCTTCGACATGCTGAATGGCCTCCTCCTCGCCTTCGTCAAAACCGGACTCACCCACGAGCTCTGGCAGATGAATCCCGACGGCAGCAAGTCGAAGGCCATCTGGAAAGTCCCCACCACCCAGCTCGGCATCCAGGGCTCCGTCTCCTTCCGCGGCCACCTCGGCAGCAGCCTCCTCTTCACCGTCGATAATCCCGGCGCCAAGCACCAGGTCTGGATCACCGATGGCACCAAGAAAGGCACCCTCCAGCTCGCCGACACCGGCAGTGGCTACGCCGCCGACTTCGTCAAGGCCGGCAGCAACTACTACTTCGCCGTGAACTACAACGACGAAGCCGCCACCACCGGCCTCTGGAAAACCAACGGCACCCCCGCCGGCACCTCGAAGGTCGCCTCCACCGACGGCACCACCCCGCGCCCGAAGCCCGGCGAACTCGTCGCCCTCGGCGACGTCGCCTACGCCCTCACCGGCCCCACCCTCTGGCGCAGCGATGGCACCGCCGCCGGCACCGTCGCCCTGAAGAGCGATTGGTACGGCCAGTCCACCGATGCCGCCGCCTACCTCTCCGTCGTCGCTGGCAAGCTCCACTTCACCGTCAAGACCGGCACCCTCCAGTACCTCTGGCAGAGCGATGGCACCGCTGCCGGCACCGTCGCCGTCACCCCCGCCGTCGACTTCGACGCCGGCTCCATGGGCCCCGCCTTCGACCTCGGCGGCGCCGCCATCTTCCAGGGCGACCGCATCCAGCCCGCCCCCTTCCTCTGGCGCCTCGATGCCACCGGCACCGCCCCCGTCGCGCCCTACGTCATCGGCCGCCGCGTCAACTACTGGATCACCTACTCCGACCGCCAGGTCGTCGCCGGCAATCAGTTCTTCTACTGCGGCATCCAGGACGGCGATGCCGAACTCTGGGCCACCGACGGCACCGCCAATGGCACCCGCCTCGTAAAGAACATCTACCCTGGCACCGCCAGCACCAGCGCCCAGAGCTCCAATCCCGCCCACCTCGTCGCCGCCGGCAATCTCGTCTACTTCACCGCCACCGATGAAGAACACGGCACCGAACTCTGGCGCAGCGACGGCACCGAAGCCGGCACCGTCCTCGTCTCCGACATCGACCCCGGCCCCGAAAGCTCCAACCCCCAGGCCCTCCGCGTCCTCGGCAGCAAACTCTACTTCACCGCCAACCGCCGCACCATCGGCCGCGAACTCTACTCCGTAGACCTCCCCTAA
- a CDS encoding PadR family transcriptional regulator, with protein MVLCLLEKGESYGYALIQEIRRLSGERIEWTDGMLYPVLHRMEARGLIKARWAKSETGRKRKYYRLLEEGRTAMAGHHEQWSLVAGVLAALRKEAHV; from the coding sequence ATGGTTCTTTGCCTTCTGGAAAAGGGCGAAAGCTATGGCTACGCACTGATCCAGGAAATCCGGCGGTTGTCCGGCGAGCGCATCGAGTGGACGGATGGGATGCTCTACCCGGTGCTGCACCGGATGGAGGCGCGGGGTCTGATCAAGGCGCGCTGGGCCAAAAGTGAGACTGGCCGAAAACGGAAGTACTACCGGCTTCTGGAAGAGGGCAGGACCGCCATGGCCGGGCATCACGAACAGTGGTCGCTGGTCGCCGGTGTCCTGGCTGCCTTGAGAAAGGAGGCGCATGTTTGA